A genomic segment from Corythoichthys intestinalis isolate RoL2023-P3 chromosome 2, ASM3026506v1, whole genome shotgun sequence encodes:
- the angptl7 gene encoding angiopoietin-related protein 7, with protein sequence MSKVNLSIVAITILLVVGTLAQNPKKPLKQPKPSKAQCCDEVRSLKVQVANLTSLLGELSRKQEVDFMNVVKQIMDLDKQNRQQEARVTEAESKYSEINNRVEIMQLQTVQSAPQTTSDAIYDCASLYSKNYKISGEYKLPKDEFLGTPELNVFCDMKTNGGGWTLIQRRKIGLTSFNRDWKQYKSGFGSIRGDFWLGNDHIFRLTRQPSVLRIEMEDWEGETRYAEYGFFTVANELNSFRLFLAKYRGNAGDSLRYHNNTNFSTLNKDNDKCVDDCASLRKGGYWYNCCTDSNLNGVFYRYGEHMKSTDGITWYGWHGPNYSLKKVEMKVRPVNFQP encoded by the exons atgtcaaaagtcaATCTCAGCATTGTGGCAATCACCATTCTTCTGGTGGTGGGGACACTGGCACAGAATCCTAAGAAACCACTGAAACAACCAAAGCCATCCAAGGCTCAGTGCTGCGATGAGGTGCGCTCTCTCAAGGTTCAAGTGGCCAATTTGACCAGTCTCCTGGGGGAGCTGAGTCGCAAGCAGGAGGTAGACTTTATGAATGTAGTGAAGCAGATCATGGACCTGGACAAGCAGAACCGACAGCAGGAAGCCAGGGTAACTGAGGCCGAGAGCAAGTACTCCGAAATTAACAACCGTGTGGAGATCATGCAGCTTCAGACTGTTCAATCAGCTCCTCAGACAACATCAG ATGCCATATATGACTGTGCATCACTCTACAGCAAGAACTACAAGATCTCTGGCGAGTATAAACTTCCAAAAGATGAGTTCCTAGGAACACCTGAGCTTAAT GTGTTCTGTGATATGAAGACAAATGGGGGTGGCTGGACTCTAATCCAGAGGCGTAAAATTGGCCTGACGTCATTTAACCGTGACTGGAAGCAGTACAAAAGCGGATTTGGATCCATCCGTGGAGACTTCTGGCTTGGCAATGACCACATATTTCGTCTAACAAGGCAGCCCAGTGTGCTAAGGATTGAGATGGAG GACTGGGAAGGAGAGACTCGTTATGCTGAGTATGGGTTTTTCACTGTGGCCAATGAGCTCAACAGCTTCAGGCTCTTCCTTGCCAAATACCGTGGGAATGCTGGAGATTCCCTGCGCTACCATAACAACACCAACTTCAGCACCCTTAACAAAGACAATGACAAATGTGTAGATGACTGTGCTTCATTACGCAAAG GTGGTTACTGGTACAATTGCTGCACCGACTCAAACTTGAATGGAGTTTTTTACCGCTATGGTGAGCACATGAAGAGCACAGATGGGATCACTTGGTACGGATGGCACGGTCCCAACTATTCCCTCAAAAAAGTAGAGATGAAGGTCCGGCCTGTAAATTTCCAGCCATAA